The Pagrus major chromosome 10, Pma_NU_1.0 genome contains a region encoding:
- the LOC141004038 gene encoding trace amine-associated receptor 1-like, whose translation MEPVLCYESRNSSCLKTIYPLPIRIALYMILGGTVILTVCGNLLVTVSIAYFKQLHTPTNYLIVSLAVSDLLLGLFIMLPSMIQCVESCWYFGDEFCQVYMSFDVMLCTASILNLAFISLDRHYAVCKPLLYRRKISVNAVLIMILLSWSISALIGFGMIFLKLNIWGIEDFYYNHIACEGRCVLFQSGLSSTVSSVLSFYIPGIIMLGVYLKILLVAQRQLRSIQKTSCMNSTSISNTTQTKATKTLAIIMGAFLSFWTPFFVCNTIDPFINYSTPPALFYTLLWVGYFNSTVNPIIYAFYYSWFRKAFRLFTSGIIFKSDISETTLNT comes from the coding sequence ATGGAGCCAGTACTCTGCTATGAGTCCAGAAACAGTTCCTGTCTAAAGACCATCTATCCCTTGCCCATACGCATCGCCCTCTACATGATTCTAGGAGGCACGGTCATCCTCACAGTGTGTGGAAACCTTTTGGTCACCGTCTCAATAGCCTATTTTAAGCAGCTCCATACTCCAACCAATTACCTGATAGTCTCTCTGGCTGTGTCTGACCTTCTTTTAGGGTTGTTCATCATGTTGCCCAGTATGATTCAATGTGTGGAGTCCTGCTGGTATTTTGGTGATGAATTCTGTCAAGTCTATAtgagttttgatgttatgttgtGTACAGCATCAATACTAAATTTGGCATTCATATCACTTGACCGACACTATGCTGTTTGCAAACCTCTACTATACAGAAGAAAGATATCTGTTAATGCTGTGTTGATCATGATTCTGCTCAGTTGGAGTATTTCAGCTCTCATAGGCTTTGGAATGATTTTTCTGAAGTTAAATATTTGGGGGATTGAGGACTTCTACTATAACCACATCGCCTGTGAAGgaagatgtgttttgtttcagagTGGCCTGTCAAGTACAGTCTCATCAGTTCTCTCCTTTTACATTCCAGGAATTATAATGCTTGGTGTTTACCTGAAGATTTTGCTTGTGGCACAGAGACAGTTGCGCAGCATACAGAAAACAAGCTGTATGAATTCAACAAGCATATCTAATACAACCCAGACAAAAGCCACTAAAACACTTGCTATCATAATGGGGGCGTTTCTTTCCTTTTGGactcctttttttgtgtgtaacaCTATTGATCCCTTTATCAATTACTCAACACCACCAGCACTGTTCTACACACTGTTGTGGGTGGGCTACTTTAATTCTACTGTGAACCCTATAATCTATGCCTTTTATTATAGCTGGTTCAGAAAGGCATTTCGATTATTCACTTCAGGTATAATTTTTAAATCTGACATTTCAGAGACAACACTTAACACTTAG
- the LOC141004037 gene encoding trace amine-associated receptor 13c-like: protein MLVTILGNSVVIVSICHFKQLHSPTNVLILSLALVDLLVGVIVMPFSAIRTVYGCWFYGEDFCLLHSSLDVFLTTLSIFHLVCIAVDRQQAICNPLHYSRKITMSVAMIMVCVSWALAAVFSYGLLYSKANIAGLEDYMASINCLGSCYLLFNPLWGILDSVICFFFPCTVMVCLYTQIFIVAKEHVRKIGDMSNCSNDRGRGGLIKQSECKAAKILGIVLGAYIVCWMPFFITSISDAFTGFSTPAAIFEAFVWLGYFNSTLNPIIYALFYPCFKKYSTTLN from the exons ATGCTAGTTACCATTTTAGGGAACtctgttgtcattgtgtcaATATGTCATTTCAAACAGTTGCATAGTCCTACCAATGTGCTCATTTTATCTCTTGCTCTGGTTGATCTACTAGTGGGAGTTATTGTGATGCCCTTCAGCGCCATCAGGACTGTTTATGGCTGCTGGTTCTATGGTGAGGATTTCTGTCTGCTGCACTCCAGTTTGGATGTGTTTCTCACCACTCTTTCTATCTTCCACCTAGTTTGCATTGCTGTCGACAGACAACAAGCAATATGCAATCCTCTGCATTATTCTagaaaaatcacaatgtcaGTGGCAATGATTATGGTATGTGTCAGCTGGGCACTGGCTGCTGTCTTCTCTTATGGATTGCTTTACTCAAAGGCCAATATAGCAGGGTTAGAGGATTATATGGCATCAATAAATTGCCTTGGCAGTTGTTACCTTCTCTTTAACCCCCTTTGGGGAATCTTGGACAGTGtgatctgttttttctttccctgcacTGTAATGGTTTGTCTTTACACTCAAATATTCATTGTGGCTAAAGAGCATGTAAGAAAGATTGGAGATATGAGCAACTGTTCaaatgacagaggaagaggagggttgATAAAGCAGTCCGAGTGCAAGGCTGCAAAGATTCTAGGTATTGTGCTTGGTGCATACATCGTTTGTTGGATGCCCTTTTTTATAACTTCGATAAGTGATGCCTTCACAGGCTTCAGCACACCTGCTGCCATCTTTGAAGCATTTGTTTGGTTGGGTTACTTCAATTCAACCTTAAACCCCATTATTTATGCCTTGTTTTATCCCtgcttcaaaaaat ACAGCACCACACTCAACTGA